One Fuerstiella marisgermanici DNA window includes the following coding sequences:
- a CDS encoding DUF1559 domain-containing protein has protein sequence MREHIPPPRVRQRGFTLIELLVVIAIIAILIGLLLPAVQQAREAARRTQCKNNLKQLGLALHNYESTHTVLPSNYSYGHGSTGNFSVQAQLLPYMDQAALHNLLDFSEKMQIGCCPGDLNTPFIEVAKTVLPVFRCPSDPGTDVFEITTGNRDGATGRIDYYAGTNYHLNQGTGLGTNYDGRAQTDGLVWTNSKVKFASITDGLSNTAAFSESVFGLPEQTVSAPTSDYERRRSYINVACVWTSRSIPPSPPGLANGYQPPNDPAQFEAATVAISRGWAGQRGAGWIHGREYWTNYHHYHPPNSTVPDMGSCGNGIFGARSEHMGGVNVLMCDGSVRFASDSIDLDTWRALATRGGGEVIGEW, from the coding sequence ATGAGAGAACATATACCCCCACCTCGCGTGCGTCAGCGCGGGTTCACACTTATCGAATTACTTGTCGTGATTGCGATTATCGCCATCCTCATTGGGTTGTTGCTACCTGCCGTCCAACAAGCGCGCGAGGCGGCTCGGAGGACTCAATGCAAGAACAACCTGAAGCAGCTTGGCCTGGCTTTACACAACTATGAAAGCACTCACACCGTGCTGCCCAGCAACTATTCCTACGGCCATGGATCCACCGGAAACTTTTCTGTGCAGGCTCAACTGCTGCCCTATATGGATCAGGCGGCGCTGCACAATCTGTTGGACTTCAGCGAAAAGATGCAGATCGGCTGTTGCCCTGGCGATCTGAATACTCCGTTTATTGAAGTGGCCAAAACAGTGTTGCCCGTCTTTCGCTGCCCCAGTGACCCGGGGACGGACGTCTTCGAGATCACAACCGGCAATCGCGATGGAGCAACCGGTCGCATCGACTATTACGCAGGCACAAACTACCACCTGAATCAGGGAACCGGGCTGGGCACCAATTACGATGGGCGTGCTCAAACCGATGGGCTGGTCTGGACCAATAGCAAAGTCAAATTTGCATCAATCACCGACGGTTTAAGCAACACGGCCGCTTTTTCTGAATCAGTGTTTGGGCTGCCTGAGCAAACCGTGTCTGCTCCGACTTCTGATTACGAACGTCGACGCAGCTACATCAACGTGGCCTGCGTCTGGACGTCACGATCGATCCCGCCGTCTCCGCCCGGCCTGGCAAACGGATACCAGCCGCCTAACGATCCTGCACAGTTTGAAGCGGCGACGGTCGCGATCAGTCGCGGCTGGGCCGGGCAGCGCGGAGCGGGCTGGATTCACGGCCGAGAATACTGGACCAACTACCATCACTATCACCCGCCCAACAGCACAGTGCCAGACATGGGAAGCTGCGGAAACGGCATCTTCGGTGCTCGCAGCGAACACATGGGCGGAGTCAACGTGCTGATGTGCGACGGTTCCGTGCGTTTCGCAAGTGACAGCATCGACCTGGACACCTGGCGAGCCCTCGCAACACGAGGCGGCGGCGAAGTCATCGGTGAATGGTAA